One window of Nocardia nova SH22a genomic DNA carries:
- a CDS encoding FAS1-like dehydratase domain-containing protein gives MRSTTVDRIDGARSLAGSCYRTPDRYSVTAQRIRAYAAAVHNRHPAHFDRDAAADLGFEGLVAPPTFATLPWLRAAREVLGALYGPRPPRILHAEQLIRIGRPLVAGDVVTTDIHIDSVEHFPDYCALVVTTVLRDLGGTAVQTGTATLLTDSPAARTPRPAVEYLRCHRRPAAVVRTGATDPIAPARVPGPATTPLTAGTELPRRTVSVHRGELLRYAALTGASGRARQRPAACLGMAPGMLRLALTAGVVTSWLGDPARVRVLRAEFSHHCADPAATTEIVEFRGRVRDTGPEHRTLTVDLDARCRGRRLFAHAAAAIEPDDRVPPPT, from the coding sequence ATGCGTTCCACCACCGTGGATCGGATCGATGGCGCCCGCAGCCTCGCCGGGTCGTGCTATCGAACCCCCGATCGCTATTCCGTCACCGCACAACGCATCCGCGCGTACGCGGCCGCGGTTCACAACCGTCATCCGGCCCATTTCGACCGCGACGCCGCCGCCGACCTGGGATTCGAGGGGCTGGTGGCGCCGCCGACCTTCGCGACACTGCCCTGGCTTCGCGCCGCGCGAGAGGTGCTCGGCGCGCTCTACGGGCCGCGCCCGCCGCGAATCCTGCACGCCGAACAGCTGATTCGCATCGGCCGACCGCTGGTGGCCGGGGACGTCGTGACCACCGACATCCACATCGATTCCGTCGAGCACTTCCCCGACTACTGCGCCCTCGTGGTGACCACGGTGCTGCGGGATCTGGGTGGTACGGCCGTCCAGACCGGCACGGCGACACTGCTCACCGACAGCCCCGCCGCCCGCACACCGCGCCCGGCCGTCGAATATCTGCGCTGTCATCGGCGCCCGGCCGCCGTCGTTCGCACCGGCGCCACGGATCCGATCGCACCCGCGCGCGTTCCTGGCCCGGCCACCACCCCGCTGACCGCCGGGACCGAGCTGCCGCGCCGGACGGTGTCGGTCCATCGCGGTGAGCTGCTGCGCTACGCCGCACTGACCGGCGCGTCCGGCCGGGCCCGGCAGCGGCCCGCGGCCTGCCTCGGGATGGCGCCCGGGATGCTGCGCCTGGCGCTGACCGCCGGGGTCGTCACCTCGTGGCTCGGCGATCCGGCCCGGGTGCGCGTGCTGCGTGCGGAGTTCAGTCATCACTGCGCGGATCCGGCCGCCACCACCGAGATCGTCGAATTCCGCGGCCGGGTCCGCGACACCGGACCCGAACACCGCACTCTCACAGTCGATCTCGATGCCCGGTGCCGCGGCCGCAGATTGTTCGCCCACGCCGCGGCGGCGATCGAACCGGACGACCGGGTGCCGCCACCCACATGA
- a CDS encoding lytic transglycosylase domain-containing protein, which yields MARHRKRSPRALRRSSVIAVTGLIPTSLSMTHTASDAIVTAVLSAPAEPARPLPDPTPVDDSPWETLRAAREFVPPPPDPPKAVVVSGSVADIPGIAVAAYREAETALADEHPGCHLPWTLLAGIGRIESDHAFGEADADGTARTPIYGPVLDGKLPGNEIVADSDDGAMDGDARSDRAVGPMQFLPETWTRYGIDGNGDGIADPQNLFDAAVTAGHYLCATGGDLREPEQQTRAVLRYNNSVTYVADVSAWEQQYRNAAEPDTSDQQS from the coding sequence GTGGCTCGCCATCGAAAACGTTCCCCGCGCGCCCTGCGCCGGAGCTCGGTCATCGCGGTGACCGGGCTGATCCCGACCTCGTTGTCGATGACCCACACGGCCTCCGACGCGATCGTGACGGCGGTGCTGTCCGCACCGGCGGAACCGGCGAGACCGCTGCCCGATCCCACGCCGGTCGACGACAGCCCGTGGGAGACGCTGCGCGCGGCGCGCGAATTCGTCCCGCCCCCACCCGATCCGCCCAAGGCGGTCGTGGTGTCCGGATCCGTCGCCGACATCCCGGGCATCGCGGTGGCGGCCTACCGCGAGGCCGAGACCGCGCTCGCGGACGAACATCCCGGCTGCCATCTGCCCTGGACGCTGCTGGCCGGGATCGGGCGGATCGAATCCGATCACGCCTTCGGTGAGGCCGATGCCGACGGCACCGCGCGGACGCCGATCTACGGCCCCGTCCTCGACGGCAAGCTGCCGGGCAACGAGATCGTCGCCGACTCCGACGACGGCGCGATGGACGGTGACGCGCGATCGGACCGGGCGGTCGGGCCGATGCAATTCCTGCCCGAGACCTGGACGCGATACGGCATCGACGGAAATGGCGACGGGATCGCCGACCCACAGAATCTTTTCGATGCCGCGGTGACGGCCGGTCATTATCTCTGTGCGACCGGCGGCGATCTCCGTGAACCGGAACAACAGACCCGCGCCGTACTCCGGTACAACAATTCGGTGACCTATGTGGCCGATGTATCGGCATGGGAGCAGCAGTATCGGAATGCGGCCGAACCGGACACTTCCGATCAGCAGAGTTGA